One Trachemys scripta elegans isolate TJP31775 chromosome 4, CAS_Tse_1.0, whole genome shotgun sequence genomic region harbors:
- the CNIH1 gene encoding protein cornichon homolog 1: MAFTFAAFCYMLALLLTAALIFFAIWHIIAFDELKTDYKNPIDQCNTLNPLVLPEYLIHAFFCVMFLCAAEWLTLGLNMPLLAYHIWRYMSRPVMSGPGLYDPTTIMNADILAYCQKEGWCKLAFYLLSFFYYLYGMIYVLVSS; the protein is encoded by the exons ATGGCCTTCACCTTCGCCGCCTTCTGCTACATGCTGGCGCTGCTGCTCACCGCCGCCCTCATCTTCTTCGCCATCTGGCAT ATTATAGCATTTGATGAGCTGAAGACTGATTACAAGAATCCCATAGACCAATGTAATACACTCAATCCT cttgtACTTCCAGAGTACCTCATCCATGCATTCTTCTGTGTTATGTTTCTCTGTGCAGCAGAGTGGCTTACACTGGGTCTCAATATGCCTTTGTTGGCTTACCATATTTGGAG GTATATGAGCAGACCTGTGATGAGTGGACCAGGTCTTTATGATCCTACAACCATCATGAATGCAGATATTTTAGCATATTGTCAGAAGGAAGGATGGTGCAAACTAGCATTTTACCTCCTATCATTTTTTTACTACCTATATGG caTGATTTATGTTTTGGTGAGCTCTTAA